The following proteins are co-located in the Streptomyces sp. DT2A-34 genome:
- a CDS encoding VOC family protein → MITTDLAPGSPCWLDLGAPDVRAAAAFYGAVLGWEYESMGEAEDFEGGMFKKDGKTVAGLGRLTEEGARSAWMIYYTVDDADATTQAVERAGGTVRVAPRDLDDWGRMAQYNDPLGGQFAVWQPGKNSGFELADAPGSLSWTELYTSDAAGAKEFYGGVLGWRFSEMALPGGGGAYTLITPAGLPEERMQGGLMELPEENLVLANGRPYWHPVFNVTDCDAAVAKVTENGGSVQMGPEDAEGVGRLAVCVDPWNADFVVLTPSTPPSTPG, encoded by the coding sequence ATGATCACCACTGACCTCGCTCCCGGCTCCCCCTGTTGGCTCGACCTCGGTGCCCCGGACGTCCGGGCCGCCGCGGCCTTCTACGGCGCGGTGCTCGGCTGGGAGTACGAGTCCATGGGTGAGGCGGAGGACTTCGAAGGCGGCATGTTCAAGAAGGACGGCAAGACCGTCGCCGGGCTCGGCAGGCTCACCGAGGAGGGGGCGCGGTCGGCCTGGATGATCTACTACACCGTCGACGACGCGGACGCGACGACCCAGGCCGTCGAGCGCGCGGGCGGCACGGTGCGGGTGGCGCCGCGGGACCTCGACGACTGGGGGCGGATGGCGCAGTACAACGATCCGCTGGGCGGCCAGTTCGCGGTCTGGCAGCCGGGGAAGAACTCCGGCTTCGAGCTGGCGGACGCGCCGGGCTCGCTGTCGTGGACCGAGCTGTACACGAGCGACGCCGCGGGCGCTAAGGAGTTCTACGGCGGTGTCCTCGGCTGGCGGTTCAGCGAGATGGCGCTGCCGGGCGGCGGGGGCGCGTACACCCTCATCACGCCGGCCGGGCTGCCCGAGGAGCGCATGCAGGGCGGCCTCATGGAGCTGCCCGAGGAGAACCTCGTGCTGGCGAACGGGCGGCCGTACTGGCACCCGGTCTTCAACGTCACCGACTGCGACGCCGCGGTCGCCAAGGTCACCGAGAACGGCGGCAGTGTGCAGATGGGGCCGGAGGACGCGGAGGGCGTCGGCCGGCTGGCCGTCTGCGTGGACCCGTGGAACGCGGACTTCGTGGTACTGACGCCGTCCACCCCGCCGTCCACCCCCGGCTGA
- a CDS encoding nuclear transport factor 2 family protein, with protein MSDDASVAGLAATTHGWAAAMVSNEPARIADFMADDWVIVSDSGISTRAQFLALVESGDLTHSAFRIVGEPRIRVHGDSAVVTARVTNTAHYRGERFDADEWTTDVFVRRDGRWRCVLSHITAAARP; from the coding sequence ATGAGCGACGACGCGAGCGTGGCCGGGCTCGCTGCCACCACACACGGCTGGGCGGCGGCGATGGTCTCCAACGAGCCCGCCCGGATCGCCGACTTCATGGCCGACGACTGGGTCATCGTCTCCGACTCGGGCATCTCCACCAGGGCGCAGTTCCTCGCGCTCGTCGAGTCCGGCGACCTGACCCACTCGGCGTTCCGGATCGTCGGCGAACCCAGGATCCGCGTCCACGGCGACTCGGCGGTCGTGACCGCCCGGGTGACGAACACGGCCCACTACCGGGGCGAGCGCTTCGACGCGGACGAGTGGACGACCGACGTCTTCGTACGCCGGGACGGCCGCTGGCGCTGCGTACTGAGCCACATCACGGCGGCAGCGCGGCCCTGA
- a CDS encoding cytidine deaminase yields the protein MTDNSALDPEDRKIVTLARSARARNGVPEGAAVRDETGRTYVAGTVALDSLKLSALRTAVAMAVASGAKSLEAAAVVTDAEGVSEGDRAAVRDLGGAGTPVLVAGPDGTVRSTVTAG from the coding sequence ATGACCGACAACAGCGCGCTCGACCCCGAGGACCGCAAGATCGTCACCCTGGCCCGTTCCGCGCGGGCCCGCAACGGCGTGCCCGAGGGGGCGGCCGTACGGGACGAGACCGGCCGTACGTATGTCGCCGGGACCGTCGCCCTGGACTCCCTGAAGCTGAGCGCGCTGCGGACGGCGGTGGCGATGGCGGTGGCGTCGGGGGCGAAGTCGCTGGAGGCGGCGGCGGTCGTGACGGATGCGGAGGGGGTCTCGGAGGGGGACCGGGCGGCTGTGCGGGACCTTGGCGGGGCTGGGACGCCGGTGCTGGTGGCGGGGCCGGACGGGACGGTGCGTTCCACGGTGACGGCGGGCTGA
- a CDS encoding helix-turn-helix transcriptional regulator, producing MSRRARVTPAEAGLPDGGARRRTPGLRREEVAVLAGVGASWYQWLEQGRDISVSPQVLDSVARVLRLSNAERRHLYLLAGMNPPVREVAPEKRDMCDGLQRLIDAWMPYPAHIMDRYYNGVMHNDAAAAVLGMRPGKNWNCLIDFFTDPLYRARSKSWELNARTVVAQFRALCSASPDDEGFLTVLAEARASSPEFTELWERRDIEDAGQIRKELDHPLVGLLCLESSVMQMPVRPDLSIVLHTPLDEANTAAKLEWLASPEGRRGAMYPVAG from the coding sequence ATGAGCAGGCGGGCCCGGGTGACACCGGCCGAGGCAGGCCTGCCGGACGGCGGGGCGCGGCGCCGTACGCCGGGGTTGCGGCGCGAGGAGGTCGCCGTGCTCGCCGGAGTGGGCGCCTCCTGGTACCAGTGGCTGGAGCAGGGGCGGGACATCTCCGTGTCGCCGCAGGTGCTGGACTCGGTGGCCCGCGTGCTGCGGCTGAGCAACGCCGAGCGCCGGCATCTGTATCTGCTGGCCGGGATGAATCCGCCGGTGCGCGAAGTGGCGCCCGAGAAGCGGGACATGTGCGACGGGCTGCAGCGGCTGATCGACGCCTGGATGCCGTATCCGGCGCACATCATGGACAGGTACTACAACGGCGTGATGCACAACGACGCGGCCGCGGCCGTGCTCGGCATGCGGCCGGGCAAGAACTGGAACTGCCTGATCGACTTCTTCACGGATCCGCTGTACCGGGCGCGATCGAAGAGCTGGGAGCTGAACGCCCGTACCGTCGTGGCGCAGTTCCGCGCGCTGTGCTCGGCCTCCCCCGACGACGAGGGCTTCCTGACCGTGCTGGCCGAGGCGAGGGCGTCCAGCCCGGAGTTCACCGAGCTGTGGGAGCGGCGGGACATCGAGGACGCCGGGCAGATCCGCAAGGAGCTGGACCATCCGCTGGTCGGGCTGCTGTGCCTGGAGTCGAGCGTGATGCAGATGCCGGTGCGGCCGGATCTGTCGATCGTGCTGCACACTCCGCTGGACGAGGCGAACACGGCGGCGAAGCTTGAGTGGCTGGCGTCGCCGGAGGGGCGGCGCGGGGCCATGTACCCCGTGGCCGGGTAG
- a CDS encoding MFS transporter: MAIDTTTPTTPPSLDNPRLSTRDKLVLFVLCAAQFMVALDFSVLNVALPVLGADLGMSQSALQWAVTAFALPSGGFLLLFGRIGDLYGRRKLFLTGLALFAAASVLATFAWDPASFLAGRALQGLGAAVIVPTGMSLLTTTFPEGPARERALGISGTLMSLGFTIGVVAGGVLTDALGWRSTMGLLAVFALVVLPLAPGLLPESRTPERPHLDVPGAITVTGGLLSLIYALTTAADHGFGRTDVITTLIVGLALLTAFAVVESRTSAPLVSLPMLRRRTVAWGNLGGLVTFSMMSTVVFVLTLYLQEILHLSAWETGLVFGVQGVVSVIAGSLTPRFISRLGARRTLVVSLTGQGAFISALLFLNAHTWSVWLATAAVSLASMFHLGAIISYGLTVTSGVPDEEQGLATGLVTSTQQIGITIGIPLLGVLATTSDDLLSGTRTVMALNAAIVLATAALVAVGLGAVSRGGKRTRA; the protein is encoded by the coding sequence ATGGCGATCGACACCACCACTCCCACAACGCCCCCCTCGCTCGACAATCCCCGGTTGTCGACGCGCGACAAACTCGTCCTGTTCGTCCTGTGCGCCGCCCAGTTCATGGTCGCGCTCGACTTCTCCGTCCTGAACGTCGCCCTCCCCGTCCTCGGCGCCGACCTCGGCATGAGCCAGTCGGCACTGCAGTGGGCGGTCACGGCGTTCGCGCTGCCGTCCGGCGGATTCCTGCTCCTGTTCGGCCGTATCGGCGACCTCTACGGCCGCCGCAAGCTGTTCCTCACCGGCCTCGCCCTGTTCGCCGCGGCCTCGGTACTCGCGACGTTCGCCTGGGACCCGGCGTCCTTCCTCGCGGGACGCGCCCTCCAAGGCCTCGGCGCGGCGGTCATCGTCCCGACGGGCATGTCCCTGCTCACCACCACGTTCCCCGAGGGCCCCGCCCGGGAACGCGCCCTCGGCATCTCCGGGACGCTCATGTCCCTCGGGTTCACCATCGGCGTCGTCGCGGGCGGCGTCCTCACCGACGCGCTCGGCTGGCGCTCCACGATGGGCCTGCTCGCCGTCTTCGCGCTGGTCGTGCTGCCGCTGGCACCCGGCCTGCTGCCCGAGTCCCGCACTCCGGAGCGCCCCCACCTGGACGTGCCCGGCGCGATCACCGTAACCGGGGGTCTGCTCTCCCTGATCTACGCCCTGACCACGGCTGCCGACCACGGCTTCGGCCGCACCGACGTCATCACGACGCTCATCGTGGGCCTCGCGCTCCTCACGGCCTTCGCGGTCGTCGAGTCCCGCACGTCCGCACCCCTTGTCTCGCTGCCCATGCTGCGCCGCCGCACGGTGGCCTGGGGCAACCTGGGCGGCCTGGTCACCTTCTCGATGATGTCGACCGTCGTCTTCGTCCTCACCCTGTACCTGCAGGAGATCCTGCATCTGTCGGCCTGGGAGACGGGCCTGGTCTTCGGCGTCCAGGGTGTCGTCTCGGTGATCGCGGGCTCGCTCACCCCGAGGTTCATCAGCCGCCTCGGCGCGCGCCGCACCCTGGTCGTCTCGCTCACCGGTCAGGGCGCCTTCATCTCCGCCCTGCTGTTCCTGAACGCCCACACCTGGTCCGTCTGGCTCGCCACGGCCGCCGTCTCGCTGGCGAGCATGTTCCACCTGGGCGCGATCATCTCCTACGGCCTGACGGTCACCTCCGGCGTCCCCGACGAGGAACAGGGCCTGGCCACCGGCCTGGTCACCTCGACCCAGCAGATCGGCATCACCATCGGCATCCCCCTGCTGGGCGTCCTCGCGACGACCTCCGACGACCTGCTGTCCGGCACCCGCACGGTGATGGCCCTCAACGCGGCGATCGTGCTGGCCACGGCCGCCCTGGTGGCGGTGGGACTCGGTGCGGTGTCCCGCGGCGGGAAGAGGACGCGGGCCTGA
- a CDS encoding MmcQ/YjbR family DNA-binding protein: MTPQELRAFCLSFNAAVEDFPFAPEISVFKVQGKVFALSWMDARPLRVNLKCDPEDAVRLRAEHPGLIAPGYHMNKRHWNTVTVDGELPDRVVRELIEDSYDLVVAGLPRAERLRLDRP; this comes from the coding sequence GTGACCCCTCAGGAGCTGCGCGCTTTCTGTCTGTCCTTCAACGCGGCGGTGGAGGACTTCCCGTTCGCCCCGGAGATCTCGGTTTTCAAGGTCCAGGGCAAGGTGTTCGCCCTGAGCTGGATGGACGCCCGGCCCTTGAGAGTCAACCTCAAGTGCGACCCGGAGGACGCGGTCCGGCTCCGCGCCGAGCACCCCGGCCTGATCGCGCCCGGCTACCACATGAACAAGCGGCACTGGAACACGGTGACGGTCGACGGCGAGCTCCCGGACCGTGTCGTCCGGGAGCTCATCGAGGACTCGTACGACCTGGTCGTGGCCGGTCTGCCGAGAGCCGAGCGGCTCCGCCTCGACCGCCCCTGA
- a CDS encoding hemolysin family protein, translating to MSLPLVSGAIALVVVAWLAACAEAGLARVSSFRAEEAVRGGRRGSEKLALVAADPTRYLNVALLVRVACEMAAAALVTYACLQEFDSTTEALLVAIAVMVLVSYVAVGVSPRTIGRQHPLNTATAAAYVLLPLARIMGPIPYLLILIGNALTPGKGFRRGPFASEAELRALVDLAEKESLIEDDERRMVHSVFELGDTLVREVMVPRTDLVVIERYKTIRQALTLALRSGFSRIPVVGESEDDVVGIVYLKDLSRKTHISRDAESELVSTAMRPAAFVPDTKNAGDLLREMQQERNHVAVVIDEYGGTAGIVTIEDILEEIVGEITDEYDRELPPVEELGEDRYRVTARLDITDLGELYGLDEYDDEDVETVGGLLAKALGRVPIAGASSLVELPDSRELRLTAEAAAGRRNKIVTVLVEPVGPAGPLDEETKAE from the coding sequence ATGAGCCTCCCTCTCGTCTCCGGCGCGATCGCCCTCGTGGTCGTCGCCTGGCTCGCCGCCTGCGCGGAAGCGGGCCTGGCGCGGGTCTCCAGCTTCCGCGCCGAGGAGGCCGTACGCGGCGGCCGTCGCGGCAGCGAGAAGCTCGCGCTCGTCGCCGCCGACCCGACCCGCTATCTGAACGTGGCGCTGCTGGTCCGCGTGGCCTGCGAGATGGCCGCCGCCGCGCTCGTCACGTACGCCTGCCTCCAGGAGTTCGACAGCACCACCGAGGCGCTCCTGGTCGCGATAGCGGTCATGGTGCTGGTGTCGTACGTCGCCGTCGGGGTCTCCCCGCGCACCATCGGCCGCCAGCATCCGCTGAACACGGCGACGGCGGCGGCGTACGTGCTGCTGCCGCTCGCGCGGATCATGGGCCCGATCCCGTATCTGCTGATCCTCATCGGCAACGCCCTCACTCCCGGAAAGGGCTTCCGTCGCGGCCCGTTCGCCTCCGAGGCGGAGCTGCGGGCGCTGGTCGACCTCGCCGAGAAGGAGTCGCTGATCGAGGACGACGAGCGCCGCATGGTGCACTCGGTCTTCGAGCTGGGCGACACGCTGGTGCGGGAGGTGATGGTCCCGCGGACCGACCTGGTCGTCATCGAGCGTTACAAGACCATCCGCCAGGCCCTCACCCTCGCCCTGCGCTCCGGCTTCTCGCGCATCCCGGTCGTCGGGGAGAGCGAGGACGATGTGGTGGGGATCGTGTATCTGAAGGACCTGTCCCGCAAGACGCACATCAGCCGGGACGCGGAGAGCGAGCTGGTGTCCACGGCCATGCGGCCCGCCGCCTTCGTCCCGGACACCAAGAACGCCGGTGACCTGCTGCGCGAGATGCAGCAGGAGCGCAACCACGTCGCCGTCGTCATCGACGAGTACGGCGGGACCGCCGGCATCGTCACCATCGAGGACATCCTCGAGGAGATCGTCGGCGAGATCACCGACGAGTACGACCGTGAGCTGCCGCCGGTGGAGGAGCTGGGCGAGGACCGCTACCGGGTCACCGCCCGCCTGGACATCACCGACCTCGGCGAGCTGTACGGCCTCGACGAGTACGACGACGAGGACGTGGAGACGGTCGGCGGGCTGCTGGCGAAGGCGCTGGGCCGGGTGCCGATCGCCGGGGCGTCGTCCCTGGTCGAGCTGCCGGACAGCCGTGAGCTGCGGCTGACGGCGGAGGCGGCGGCCGGGCGCCGGAACAAGATCGTGACCGTGCTCGTGGAGCCGGTGGGCCCCGCCGGGCCCCTGGACGAGGAGACGAAGGCGGAGTGA
- the ybeY gene encoding rRNA maturation RNase YbeY — protein MSIDVNNESGTEVDEQAILDIARYALARMRIHPLSELSVIVVDADAMEQLHIQWMDLPGPTDVMSFPMDELRPPSKDDDEPPQGLLGDIVLCPEVAAKQGTEAPTQHSMDEELQLLTVHGVLHLLGYDHEEPDEKAEMFGLQAAIVDGWRSEKGMTGPSPAPTVS, from the coding sequence ATGTCGATCGACGTCAACAACGAGTCCGGAACCGAGGTCGACGAGCAGGCGATCCTCGACATCGCCCGCTATGCGCTCGCACGGATGCGCATCCACCCGCTCTCCGAGCTCTCGGTGATCGTCGTGGACGCCGACGCCATGGAGCAGCTCCACATCCAGTGGATGGACCTGCCGGGGCCGACGGATGTCATGTCCTTCCCGATGGACGAGCTGCGGCCGCCGTCCAAGGACGACGACGAGCCCCCGCAGGGGCTCCTCGGTGACATCGTGCTGTGCCCCGAAGTCGCCGCCAAGCAGGGGACGGAAGCGCCCACGCAGCACTCCATGGACGAGGAGCTCCAGCTGCTCACCGTCCATGGAGTGCTGCATCTGCTCGGGTACGACCACGAGGAGCCCGACGAGAAGGCCGAGATGTTCGGCCTGCAGGCCGCCATCGTGGACGGCTGGCGTTCGGAGAAGGGGATGACGGGGCCCTCCCCGGCCCCGACCGTGTCATGA
- a CDS encoding PhoH family protein encodes MTQTPTAHTPAQGQARAQFTVPAQHPMVTVLGSGDSLLRVIEKAFPGADIHVRGNEISAVGDAAEVALIQRLFDEMMLVLRTGQPMTEDAVERSIAMLRASENGEGDGQETPAEVLTQNILSSRGRTIRPKTLNQKRYVDAIDKHTIVFGIGPAGTGKTYLAMAKAVQALQSKQVNRIILTRPAVEAGERLGFLPGTLYEKIDPYLRPLYDALHDMLDPDSIPRLMAAGTIEVAPLAYMRGRTLNDAFIILDEAQNTSPEQMKMFLTRLGFDSKIVITGDVTQVDLPDGTKSGLRQVQDILEGVEDVHFSRLSSHDVVRHKLVGRIVDAYELYDSKHGTQNGSHKGRGGKAGHKGK; translated from the coding sequence ATGACTCAGACACCCACAGCTCACACACCCGCGCAGGGGCAGGCGAGAGCACAGTTCACCGTCCCCGCCCAGCACCCCATGGTGACCGTGCTGGGGTCCGGCGACTCCCTGCTGCGCGTGATCGAGAAGGCCTTCCCGGGGGCCGACATCCATGTCCGGGGCAATGAGATCAGCGCGGTCGGCGACGCCGCTGAAGTCGCTCTCATCCAGCGCCTGTTCGACGAGATGATGCTGGTGCTCCGCACCGGACAGCCGATGACGGAGGACGCAGTGGAACGCTCGATCGCCATGCTCAGAGCGAGTGAGAACGGCGAGGGGGACGGCCAGGAGACCCCGGCCGAGGTGCTCACCCAGAACATCCTCTCCTCGCGCGGCCGCACGATCCGCCCCAAGACCCTCAACCAGAAGCGGTACGTCGACGCGATCGACAAGCACACGATCGTCTTCGGCATCGGCCCCGCGGGCACCGGCAAGACCTACCTCGCCATGGCCAAGGCGGTGCAGGCCCTGCAGTCCAAGCAGGTCAACCGCATCATCCTGACCCGCCCCGCGGTGGAGGCCGGGGAGCGGCTCGGATTCCTCCCGGGCACGCTCTACGAGAAGATCGACCCCTACCTGCGCCCGCTGTACGACGCGCTGCACGACATGCTCGACCCGGATTCGATCCCCCGGCTCATGGCCGCCGGGACCATCGAGGTCGCGCCGCTCGCCTACATGCGTGGCCGCACGCTCAACGACGCCTTCATCATTCTCGACGAGGCCCAGAACACCAGCCCCGAGCAGATGAAGATGTTCCTCACCCGCCTCGGCTTCGACTCGAAGATAGTCATCACCGGTGACGTGACCCAGGTCGACCTCCCGGACGGCACCAAGTCCGGTCTGCGGCAGGTGCAGGACATCCTGGAGGGCGTCGAGGACGTCCACTTCTCCCGGCTCTCCTCCCACGATGTCGTCCGGCACAAGCTCGTCGGCCGTATCGTCGACGCGTACGAGTTGTACGACAGCAAGCACGGCACCCAGAACGGCTCGCACAAGGGCCGGGGCGGCAAGGCCGGGCACAAGGGGAAGTAG
- the era gene encoding GTPase Era, translating to MGPMSVRTQSSEQPAEATHRAGFACFVGRPNAGKSTLTNALVGQKVAITANQPQTTRHTVRGIVHRPDAQLILVDTPGLHKPRTLLGQRLNDVVRTTWAEVDVIGFCLPANEKLGPGDRFIAKELASIKKTPKIAIVTKTDLVDSKTLAEQLIAIDQLGKELGFEWAEIVPVSAVGDQQVDLLADLLVPLLPEGPALYPEGDLTDEPEQVMIAELIREAALEGVRDELPHSIAVVVEEMLPREDRPADKPLLDIHAFVYIERPSQKGIIIGPKGKRLKEVGIKSRRQIEALLGTPVFLDLHVKVAKDWQRDPRQLRKLGF from the coding sequence ATGGGCCCCATGAGCGTTCGAACCCAGTCATCCGAGCAGCCGGCCGAGGCTACCCACCGCGCCGGCTTCGCCTGCTTCGTGGGCCGCCCCAACGCGGGCAAGTCCACTCTCACGAACGCTCTGGTCGGGCAGAAGGTGGCGATCACCGCCAACCAGCCGCAGACGACGCGGCACACGGTGCGGGGCATCGTCCACCGCCCCGACGCGCAGCTGATCCTTGTCGACACCCCTGGGCTGCACAAGCCGCGCACGCTGCTGGGCCAGCGGCTCAACGACGTCGTACGGACGACGTGGGCCGAGGTCGACGTGATCGGGTTCTGCCTTCCGGCGAACGAGAAGCTGGGCCCCGGTGACCGCTTCATCGCCAAGGAACTGGCGTCCATCAAGAAGACGCCGAAGATCGCGATCGTCACGAAGACCGACCTCGTGGACAGCAAGACGCTCGCCGAGCAGCTCATCGCGATCGACCAGCTCGGCAAGGAGCTCGGGTTCGAGTGGGCGGAGATCGTGCCGGTGTCGGCGGTCGGCGACCAGCAGGTGGACCTGCTGGCCGACCTGCTCGTTCCGCTGCTGCCGGAGGGTCCTGCCCTCTACCCCGAGGGCGACCTCACCGACGAGCCGGAGCAGGTGATGATCGCGGAGCTGATCCGCGAGGCCGCGCTGGAGGGGGTCCGTGACGAGTTGCCGCACTCCATCGCCGTCGTCGTCGAGGAGATGCTTCCCCGCGAGGACCGCCCCGCGGACAAGCCCCTCCTCGACATCCACGCCTTCGTCTACATCGAGCGTCCCAGCCAGAAGGGCATCATCATCGGCCCCAAGGGCAAGCGCCTGAAGGAGGTCGGCATCAAGTCCCGTCGGCAGATCGAGGCGCTGCTGGGGACGCCGGTGTTCCTGGACCTGCATGTGAAGGTGGCGAAGGACTGGCAGCGGGATCCGCGGCAGCTGCGCAAGCTGGGCTTCTAA
- a CDS encoding P-II family nitrogen regulator produces MKLITAIVKPYRLDEVKTALQEIGVHGLTVTEASGYGRQRGHTEVYRGAEYQVDLVPKVRIEVVVDDAESDDVIDAIVKAAQTGKIGDGKVWALPVETVVRVRTGERGPDAL; encoded by the coding sequence ATGAAGCTCATCACCGCGATCGTCAAGCCCTACCGGCTCGACGAGGTCAAGACCGCCCTCCAGGAAATCGGTGTGCACGGTCTGACCGTCACCGAGGCGAGCGGCTACGGCCGGCAGCGCGGCCACACCGAGGTGTACCGCGGCGCCGAGTACCAGGTCGACCTGGTACCCAAGGTCCGGATCGAGGTCGTCGTGGACGACGCGGAGTCCGACGACGTCATCGACGCGATCGTGAAGGCCGCGCAGACCGGCAAGATCGGCGACGGCAAGGTGTGGGCGCTGCCGGTCGAGACGGTCGTACGCGTACGGACGGGCGAGCGCGGTCCCGACGCGCTGTAG
- a CDS encoding helix-turn-helix transcriptional regulator, producing the protein MNRAELADFLRRGRARLTPSDVGLTPGARRRTPGLRREEVAQLAGMSVDYYTRLEQSRGPRPSRQMLTALARALRLTDVEQDHLFHLTGEEPPCRETASAHVRPGLLLILDRLHDTPAQVVNDCGEVLAQNAMAKALVGDVMSRPRRERNLTRLFFLDPAARTLFPPEDLAGHARAHVATLRAVAAARPDDPEPAGLVAELRASSEEFARLWDEHEVYRRNRATKRFVHPLVGLLELDCEVMVSHEHHHLLVVHTARPGTEAYERLRLLRVVGLQDMSPSQA; encoded by the coding sequence GTGAACCGAGCCGAACTCGCCGACTTCCTGCGCCGTGGCCGTGCCCGGCTGACCCCGTCGGACGTGGGCCTGACCCCGGGCGCCCGGCGCCGCACGCCCGGCCTGCGCCGCGAGGAGGTGGCGCAGCTGGCGGGCATGTCCGTGGACTACTACACCCGCCTCGAACAGTCCCGGGGCCCGCGCCCGTCCCGCCAGATGCTGACGGCGCTGGCCCGCGCGCTGCGCCTGACCGACGTCGAGCAGGACCACCTGTTCCACCTGACCGGCGAGGAGCCCCCGTGCCGCGAGACGGCGTCGGCGCATGTCCGTCCCGGGCTGCTGCTGATCCTGGACCGGCTGCACGACACCCCGGCACAGGTGGTGAACGACTGCGGCGAGGTGCTGGCCCAGAACGCGATGGCCAAGGCGCTGGTCGGCGACGTGATGTCCCGCCCGCGGCGCGAGCGCAACCTGACCCGCCTGTTCTTCCTGGACCCGGCCGCGCGCACCCTCTTCCCTCCGGAGGACCTCGCGGGCCACGCGCGCGCCCACGTGGCCACCCTGCGCGCGGTGGCCGCGGCCCGCCCCGACGACCCGGAACCGGCCGGGCTGGTCGCCGAACTCCGGGCGTCGAGCGAGGAGTTCGCGCGCCTGTGGGACGAGCACGAGGTGTACCGGCGCAACCGGGCGACGAAACGCTTCGTGCACCCGCTGGTCGGCCTCCTGGAACTGGACTGCGAGGTCATGGTCAGCCACGAGCACCACCACCTGCTGGTCGTCCACACCGCCCGCCCGGGCACGGAGGCCTACGAGCGCCTGCGACTCCTGCGCGTGGTGGGCCTGCAGGACATGTCCCCCAGCCAGGCCTGA
- a CDS encoding NAD(P)-dependent oxidoreductase — MLTLVTGTTGQVGRRFVPRLLAQRRPGEEVRVLVRDASRGEPFAELGAQVVVGDLRDTETLGKAVAGVDAVVNVAASFRGVPDEEAWAVNRDAAVELGRAALASGVQRFVQVSTGIVYGVGRGRPLTEDDETRPGGAMWGAYGESKAEAERELLGMDGLDVRVARLPFVYGEGDPHLAQSLMWARNWAATQRLQMGHHADVAQGLLRILHAPGIAGRIYNIADDAPVTAVELHQLNGVEVPAELYDRTDPDPWLIITSTERIRRELGYRPLYPSVYAARDACAL, encoded by the coding sequence ATGCTGACGTTGGTGACGGGTACGACGGGGCAGGTCGGCCGGCGCTTCGTGCCGAGGCTGCTGGCGCAGCGGCGGCCGGGGGAGGAGGTACGGGTTCTCGTGCGTGACGCCTCGCGCGGCGAACCCTTCGCCGAGCTCGGCGCCCAGGTCGTCGTGGGAGATCTGCGGGACACCGAGACGCTCGGCAAGGCCGTCGCCGGGGTCGACGCGGTCGTCAACGTCGCGGCGTCCTTCCGCGGGGTTCCGGACGAGGAGGCCTGGGCGGTGAACCGGGATGCGGCCGTGGAGCTGGGCCGTGCGGCGCTGGCCTCCGGCGTGCAGAGGTTTGTGCAGGTCAGTACAGGGATCGTGTACGGCGTCGGTCGGGGGCGCCCGCTGACCGAGGACGACGAGACCCGGCCCGGGGGCGCGATGTGGGGCGCCTACGGCGAGTCCAAGGCCGAGGCCGAGCGGGAGCTGCTCGGCATGGACGGCCTCGATGTACGTGTCGCCCGGCTGCCCTTCGTCTACGGCGAGGGCGATCCGCACCTCGCCCAGTCCCTGATGTGGGCCCGGAACTGGGCGGCGACGCAGCGACTGCAGATGGGGCATCACGCGGACGTCGCCCAGGGGCTGTTGCGGATCCTGCACGCGCCGGGGATTGCAGGCCGGATCTACAACATCGCCGACGACGCCCCTGTGACGGCGGTCGAGCTGCACCAGCTGAACGGGGTTGAGGTCCCTGCTGAGCTGTATGACCGGACCGATCCCGACCCGTGGCTCATCATCACCTCCACGGAGCGGATTCGTCGGGAGCTGGGTTATCGGCCGTTGTATCCGTCGGTGTATGCGGCGCGGGATGCTTGTGCGCTGTAA